Proteins encoded in a region of the Quercus lobata isolate SW786 chromosome 8, ValleyOak3.0 Primary Assembly, whole genome shotgun sequence genome:
- the LOC115958162 gene encoding uncharacterized protein LOC115958162 — protein MAEMKSMGVVGSGQMGSGIAQLGAVHGLDVWLIDSDPLALSRASKSISSSIQRLVSKAQLSQAAGTSALRRLQCTTNLEELCSADVIIEAIVESEDVKKKLFLELDKIAKSSAILASNTSSISITRLASVTSRPHQVIGMHFMNPPPIMKLVEIVRGADTSDETFNAAKALAERFGKTVICSQDYSGFIVNRILMPMINEAFFTLYTGVATKEDIDTGMKLGTNHPMGPLQLADFIGLDVCLSIMKVLHAGLGDSKYAPCPLLVQYVDAGRLGRKCGIGLYDYRKRSPRL, from the exons ATGGCGGAGATGAAGAGCATGGGAGTGGTGGGCAGCGGTCAAATGGGCTCCGGAATAGCCCAGCTCGGCGCCGTTCACGGCCTCGACGTTTGGCTTATTGACTCTGATCCTCTTGCTCTTTCCAGAGCCTCCAAATCCATCTCTTCCTCTATCCAACGCTTAGTCTCTAAAGCCCAACTCTCtcag GCAGCAGGTACAAGTGCCTTGAGACGATTGCAGTGTACAACAAACTTGGAAGAGCTTTGTTCAGCTGATGTTATCATTGAAGCTATTGTGGAATCTGAAGATGTGAAAAAGAAGTTATTTCTTGAACTAGATAAGATTGCAAAAAGTTCAGCTATTTTGGCATCTAATACAAGTTCCATCTCCATTACTCGTCTAGCATCTGTGACTAGCAGACCCCACCAG GTGATTGGCATGCATTTCATGAATCCTCCTCCTATTATGAAACTGGTTGAGATTGTGCGGGGTGCAGACACATCAGATGAAACATTTAATGCAGCAAAAGCCTTGGCCGAGAG GTTTGGCAAGACAGTTATATGCTCTCAGGATTATTCTGGCTTCATTGTAAACCGGATCTTAATGCCTATGATAAACGAGGCATTTTTCACTCTCTATACTGGTGTagcaacgaaggaagacattgaTACTGGTATGAAGCTAGGAACAAACCATCCAATGGGTCCTCTGCAGCTTGCAGATTTCATCGGTTTGGATGTCTGCTTGTCAATAATGAAAGTTCTTCATGCTGGTCTTGGGGACAGTAAATATGCTCCCTGTCCTCTTCTTGTGCAATATGTTGATGCAGGTCGACTTGGAAGAAAATGTGGTATTGGGTTGTATGACTACCGTAAACGATCACCTCGACTTTGA